In Candidatus Eremiobacterota bacterium, a single window of DNA contains:
- a CDS encoding VWA domain-containing protein, with protein MHIANPLYLILLIVPLFLLLFLLKWGSKRSARVRFSMVKTARKSASPLAAKLRHIPMVLRVVTLTLLILALTRVQFGQKSEERTSLGTDIIICLDTSPSMKALDFKPKNRITVAKEVVQDFIRGRRDDRLGMVVFAGASVTVCPLTTDYGSLLQFLNEVDEGITKTDGTAIGDALATSVNRLKNSTAKSKIIILVTDGRSNVGMLDPLSAAKLAKSMGIKIYAIGVGKKGPAPFPVEDRIFGTRYVMLQEDLDEETLTKIATITGGTFERATDEASLSRIFKTIDSMEKTVTRTRVNIDYRELYQYLLWPALALLLVEIITSQGILRKIP; from the coding sequence ATGCACATAGCCAATCCCTTATACCTGATCCTTCTTATCGTTCCGCTCTTCCTCCTTCTCTTTCTCCTCAAATGGGGAAGCAAGAGGAGCGCCCGCGTAAGGTTTTCCATGGTCAAGACGGCAAGGAAGAGCGCCTCTCCCCTCGCGGCAAAGCTCAGGCATATCCCCATGGTGCTGAGAGTGGTGACCCTCACCCTCCTGATCCTCGCCCTCACAAGGGTGCAGTTCGGCCAGAAGAGCGAGGAGAGAACCTCCCTGGGCACCGACATCATCATCTGCCTTGACACGTCGCCCAGCATGAAAGCCCTTGACTTCAAGCCCAAGAACAGGATCACCGTGGCCAAGGAAGTGGTGCAGGACTTCATCAGGGGCCGGAGGGATGACAGGCTCGGCATGGTGGTCTTTGCCGGCGCGAGCGTCACCGTGTGCCCCCTCACCACCGACTACGGATCACTGCTCCAGTTTCTCAACGAAGTGGACGAAGGGATCACCAAGACTGACGGGACGGCTATTGGAGACGCCCTGGCCACATCGGTGAACAGGCTCAAGAACAGCACCGCCAAGAGCAAGATAATCATCCTTGTCACCGACGGGAGGAGCAACGTGGGCATGCTTGACCCTCTCTCGGCGGCAAAACTGGCCAAGTCCATGGGCATCAAGATATATGCCATCGGCGTGGGGAAAAAAGGCCCCGCTCCATTTCCCGTAGAAGACAGGATATTCGGCACCCGTTACGTGATGCTCCAGGAGGACCTTGACGAGGAGACCCTCACCAAAATCGCCACCATTACCGGAGGAACCTTTGAAAGAGCCACTGACGAGGCCTCCCTTTCAAGGATCTTCAAGACCATTGACAGTATGGAAAAAACCGTCACCAGGACCAGAGTCAACATTGACTACAGGGAGCTTTACCAATACCTTCTCTGGCCGGCCCTGGCCCTGCTCCTTGTCGAGATCATCACAAGCCAGGGCATCCTGAGAAAAATACCATAA